In Paenibacillus hexagrammi, the following are encoded in one genomic region:
- a CDS encoding alpha-amylase family glycosyl hydrolase gives MKRIRSRKKGAVLGSLVLAAWLVSSCGTMGPTEAPDLIAGQSPGKTPDEVGFDSILDVQPSIVYYQIFVRSFYDSNGDGIGDLKGIEEKLDYLSDLGVQGIWLTPIQPSPSYHGYDITDYYSINPQFGTMDDCQHLIQEAHKRRIKVIMDLVVNHTSSKHPWFLDSAADKISPHRNWYTWQEGLDAYNSGEQSATGGSAWHKKGSDSYLGVFSEGMPDLNFDNPDVRHELVQVGQFWLKLGFDGFRLDAAKHVYDDLKSSSGSQEIAAKNQAWWQEFRKGLNEVNPDAYLVGEVWDSASVAAPYVNHAFNSTFDFDLNKTLRTIVSSEQTEDLAELVKRSYQPFYQESGGSFVDATFLGNHDMDRVMSSFNGNLEHAKMAAALLLTLPGNPFVYYGDEIGMQGRGADENKREPMLWSESEKGQGQTTWEPILSNRGRSRPSVEVQRKDPDSLWNFYKNLIDLRKKEPALRDGDIGSYEVNTPGVVSYLRMTDHETVLVLHNISGKKLTVTLNHRSTDAFNQLSFSTNTEAALADNNVTLPPYSTVVLKP, from the coding sequence ATGAAGCGGATAAGGTCTCGAAAAAAAGGGGCTGTGCTCGGTTCCCTCGTCCTCGCTGCTTGGCTCGTTTCAAGCTGTGGGACGATGGGACCGACAGAGGCTCCCGATCTGATTGCAGGACAGTCTCCTGGTAAGACTCCAGATGAGGTTGGATTCGATTCAATTCTGGATGTGCAGCCCTCCATTGTCTATTACCAGATCTTTGTAAGATCCTTCTATGATTCCAACGGGGACGGGATCGGTGATCTCAAGGGAATTGAGGAGAAGCTGGATTATTTATCCGATCTTGGTGTACAAGGGATCTGGTTGACACCGATTCAGCCCTCTCCGAGCTACCACGGTTATGATATTACGGATTATTACAGCATCAATCCACAATTCGGCACCATGGACGATTGCCAACATCTTATTCAGGAGGCGCATAAACGCCGCATCAAGGTAATCATGGATTTAGTCGTCAATCATACGAGCTCGAAGCACCCTTGGTTTCTCGATTCGGCCGCAGACAAGATCAGCCCGCACCGAAATTGGTATACCTGGCAGGAGGGTTTGGACGCATACAATTCAGGCGAACAAAGCGCTACAGGCGGTTCAGCCTGGCATAAGAAAGGCAGCGATTCCTACTTGGGCGTATTTTCCGAGGGGATGCCTGATTTGAATTTCGATAATCCGGACGTTCGCCATGAGCTCGTTCAGGTGGGACAGTTTTGGCTGAAGCTGGGCTTTGACGGCTTCCGTTTGGATGCGGCTAAGCACGTGTACGACGACTTGAAATCATCCTCGGGCAGCCAAGAAATTGCCGCCAAGAACCAAGCATGGTGGCAGGAATTCCGTAAAGGCCTTAATGAGGTCAATCCTGATGCTTACCTGGTAGGGGAAGTATGGGATAGCGCTTCCGTCGCTGCCCCCTATGTTAACCACGCCTTCAATTCAACCTTCGACTTCGACCTCAATAAGACACTTCGTACAATTGTAAGTTCCGAACAAACCGAGGATTTGGCAGAACTAGTAAAGCGCAGCTATCAGCCATTCTATCAGGAATCCGGCGGCAGCTTCGTGGATGCCACTTTCCTAGGAAACCACGATATGGATCGTGTGATGAGCAGCTTTAACGGCAATCTGGAACATGCCAAGATGGCGGCGGCCCTATTATTGACACTGCCTGGCAATCCATTTGTTTATTATGGCGATGAAATCGGTATGCAGGGCAGAGGGGCGGACGAGAACAAACGCGAACCGATGCTATGGAGTGAGTCGGAAAAAGGGCAGGGCCAAACGACGTGGGAGCCCATTCTGTCCAACAGAGGCAGATCCAGACCATCCGTTGAAGTGCAGAGAAAGGACCCGGACTCGCTATGGAACTTTTACAAAAATTTGATTGACTTACGCAAGAAGGAGCCTGCTCTGCGGGACGGTGACATCGGCAGCTATGAGGTGAACACGCCAGGTGTTGTTTCCTATTTGCGTATGACCGACCACGAAACAGTACTTGTCTTACACAATATTTCGGGAAAGAAGCTAACGGTTACTTTGAATCATCGTTCTACAGATGCTTTTAACCAGCTTTCCTTTTCTACGAACACAGAAGCCGCCCTTGCGGATAACAATGTAACGCTTCCTCCCTATAGTACGGTTGTACTCAAACCGTAA